The Opisthocomus hoazin isolate bOpiHoa1 chromosome W, bOpiHoa1.hap1, whole genome shotgun sequence genome includes a region encoding these proteins:
- the LOC142365469 gene encoding uncharacterized protein LOC142365469, whose amino-acid sequence MNGYRVSKEKAQVARESVKYLGFELLKGQRRLSMERKEAICQLPEPQDAHELRTFLGMGGWCRLWIIYYGLIVKSLYELLKTSPPGCLEWDNSTRNAFKQIKKTLMKALALGLPNLTKTFELFVHEQQAIALGVLSDTRR is encoded by the coding sequence ATGAATGGTTACCGAGTTTCAAAGGAAAAGGCTCAAGTCGCTCGGGAATCTGTCAAGTACCTGGGATTTGAACTTCTGAAAGGACAAAGAAGACTGAGCATGGAACGAAAAGAGGCTATCTGTCAGCTTCCAGAACCCCAGGATGCACATGAGCTACGTACCTTCCTTGGAATGGGAGGGTGGTGCAGGCTGTGGATTATATATTATGGACTCATTGTGAAATCTCTTTATGAGTTACTGAAAACTTCACCACCTGGGTGTTTGGAATGGGACAACAGCACCAGAAATgctttcaaacaaataaaaaagactcTAATGAAAGCACTGGCTTTAGGACTCCCTAATCTAACTAAAACTTTCGAATTGTTCGTTCATGAGCAGCAAGCCATAGCTCTGGGAGTGCTCTCAGATACCAGGAGGTAG